Proteins from a genomic interval of Acidimicrobiales bacterium:
- a CDS encoding WhiB family transcriptional regulator, with the protein MRDGSAPGAQEQSWQEYANCLGVDPDLFFPERGASTREAKEVCRGCVVREQCLEYALSNSEKFGIWGGMSERERRRIRRARALARRAGGASA; encoded by the coding sequence ATGCGAGACGGATCCGCTCCCGGCGCGCAGGAACAGAGCTGGCAGGAGTACGCGAACTGTCTGGGGGTCGACCCGGACCTCTTCTTCCCGGAGCGCGGCGCGTCCACCCGGGAGGCGAAGGAGGTCTGCCGCGGCTGCGTCGTCCGCGAGCAGTGCCTGGAGTACGCCCTGTCGAACAGCGAGAAGTTCGGGATCTGGGGTGGCATGAGCGAGCGCGAGCGCCGGCGCATCCGCCGGGCCAGGGCGCTCGCCCGGCGCGCCGGCGGGGCGTCGGCCTAG
- the tatA gene encoding twin-arginine translocase TatA/TatE family subunit — translation MNLGAPELLIVLAIILLLFGSSKVPKLFHSLGEAQREFRKGATDASSPDRDKAEGTGSTTA, via the coding sequence GTGAACCTCGGCGCGCCCGAACTCCTCATCGTCCTGGCCATCATCCTGCTGCTGTTCGGCAGCAGCAAGGTGCCGAAGCTGTTCCACTCCCTCGGTGAGGCCCAGCGCGAGTTCCGCAAGGGCGCCACCGACGCGTCCTCGCCCGACCGCGACAAGGCCGAGGGCACCGGCTCC